A single genomic interval of Aulosira sp. FACHB-615 harbors:
- a CDS encoding LLM class flavin-dependent oxidoreductase gives MSEPRYGIWSPVGGNFGPLNAPEEPIDASYERTRSLVLEAERLGYVTTLVAQHIANPRSLDLEQLETWTACAALAEATETIEIIAAIKPLLFHPAVLAKMALGIDAISQGRFAINLISAWFRPEMERTNIPFPPHDERYRYSGEWLQVVRALWSGEKVNFEGEYFKIQDLSFRPFPVAQPYPRIYLGGASEPAQILAAQQADVYFINGQPIEDVRKVIQQVISRPRSLPQPVRFGLSAFVIARPTDEEAQAELERLMALQKLEEQYKLSVAKGVDKEAVMFQLFAKNPAVGGNGGTAAGLVGSYDTVATRVAAFVDAGIDTFMLQFNPFVREMTRFAEEIMPRVRHLQKVA, from the coding sequence ATGTCAGAACCACGTTATGGTATTTGGTCGCCTGTTGGCGGTAACTTTGGCCCTCTCAACGCACCAGAGGAACCGATAGATGCTAGTTATGAGCGCACGCGATCGCTAGTATTAGAAGCAGAACGTTTAGGATATGTCACAACCTTAGTTGCCCAACACATTGCCAACCCCCGTAGTTTAGATTTAGAACAGTTAGAAACTTGGACAGCTTGTGCAGCCTTAGCAGAAGCCACAGAAACTATAGAAATTATCGCCGCCATTAAACCTTTATTATTTCACCCAGCCGTCTTAGCCAAGATGGCTTTAGGTATTGATGCCATTAGTCAGGGACGTTTTGCCATTAACTTAATTAGTGCTTGGTTCCGTCCAGAAATGGAACGGACGAATATTCCCTTCCCCCCCCACGATGAACGTTATCGCTATTCAGGAGAATGGTTGCAAGTAGTCAGAGCCTTATGGAGTGGTGAGAAAGTAAACTTTGAAGGTGAATATTTCAAAATTCAAGATTTAAGTTTTCGACCCTTCCCTGTTGCTCAACCTTATCCACGGATTTATCTTGGCGGCGCATCAGAACCAGCGCAGATATTAGCAGCGCAACAAGCTGATGTTTACTTTATCAACGGTCAACCGATTGAAGATGTCCGCAAAGTAATTCAACAAGTTATCAGCCGTCCCCGTTCCTTACCCCAACCAGTGCGTTTTGGTTTGTCAGCCTTTGTGATTGCGCGTCCCACCGACGAAGAAGCACAAGCAGAACTAGAACGCCTCATGGCACTACAAAAGCTAGAAGAACAATATAAATTAAGCGTGGCCAAAGGCGTTGACAAAGAAGCCGTTATGTTTCAACTCTTTGCCAAAAATCCTGCTGTTGGGGGGAATGGTGGTACAGCCGCAGGTTTAGTTGGCAGTTATGATACAGTTGCCACTCGCGTTGCAGCTTTTGTGGATGCCGGGATCGATACTTTCATGCTGCAATTTAATCCCTTTGTCCGAGAGATGACACGCTTTGCCGAAGAAATCATGCCGCGTGTGCGACACTTGCAGAAAGTTGCTTAG
- a CDS encoding LLM class flavin-dependent oxidoreductase → MSEPRYGIWIPVYGNCGVMNHPLEPRDASYSRAKNLIRLAQRCGFTTTLIAQHIINPRNQQLDQLETWTAAAALAEATSSIEIIAAVKPLLFHPAVLAKMALGIDAISQGRFAINLVSAWFRPEMEKPGINFLSHDERYRYSDEWIRVVKALWSGETVNFHGDYFHINDLKLNPPPIAKPHPRVYVGGESEPAQELAAKQAHTFFLNGRPIEVIRETIAQVRQKSQSRSQPIGFAMSAFVIARPTDAEAEAEYQNLRAMVLAQDDRTELLKGVDSEVVMFKNMAKYPGVGSNGGTAAGLVGSYETVAQRIAEFTKVGIDTFMLQFQPFTTEMERFAAEIIPRVRALTVESEAIANSKIGAKNFRF, encoded by the coding sequence ATGTCTGAACCACGCTATGGGATATGGATTCCCGTTTACGGCAACTGCGGCGTGATGAACCATCCTCTTGAACCTCGTGATGCTAGTTACTCACGAGCCAAGAATTTAATTCGGTTGGCCCAAAGGTGTGGATTTACCACAACTTTAATAGCGCAACATATCATCAATCCCAGGAACCAACAACTTGACCAATTAGAAACCTGGACAGCCGCCGCCGCCCTTGCAGAAGCTACAAGTTCTATTGAGATTATTGCAGCTGTTAAGCCATTACTATTTCATCCCGCCGTCTTAGCCAAGATGGCTTTAGGGATTGATGCAATTAGCCAAGGACGTTTTGCCATTAACTTAGTGAGTGCTTGGTTTAGGCCAGAAATGGAAAAACCAGGGATCAATTTTTTGTCTCACGACGAACGTTATCGCTATTCTGATGAATGGATAAGAGTTGTCAAAGCTTTGTGGAGTGGAGAAACAGTCAACTTCCACGGCGACTATTTTCACATCAATGATTTAAAGCTAAATCCCCCACCTATTGCTAAACCCCATCCGCGTGTGTATGTCGGGGGAGAGTCAGAACCAGCGCAAGAACTAGCTGCAAAACAAGCGCATACCTTCTTTCTCAATGGTCGTCCGATTGAAGTTATCCGTGAAACAATTGCTCAGGTAAGACAAAAAAGCCAGTCTCGCTCTCAACCTATTGGCTTTGCAATGTCAGCCTTTGTCATTGCTCGACCGACAGATGCAGAAGCCGAAGCAGAGTATCAGAACTTAAGAGCAATGGTACTCGCCCAGGACGATCGCACAGAACTACTCAAAGGCGTAGATTCAGAAGTGGTTATGTTTAAAAACATGGCGAAATACCCAGGTGTGGGGAGCAATGGCGGGACTGCGGCTGGTTTGGTTGGGAGTTATGAAACTGTAGCCCAGCGTATTGCTGAATTTACCAAAGTAGGAATTGATACTTTTATGCTGCAATTCCAACCTTTTACGACAGAAATGGAGCGTTTTGCTGCGGAGATTATACCAAGAGTAAGAGCTTTAACAGTAGAAAGTGAAGCGATCGCCAACTCGAAAATAGGGGCTAAGAATTTTAGATTTTAG